The Candidatus Alcyoniella australis DNA segment CCGCTACGGGCGAGGTGTGTGAGTTGTCGACAATCGAATTCGAACTGAACCACGACCAGTCGAACCTGGTCGGGATGCTGCTTGAGCCCCAGGGCGCGACCAACGGCGTGCCGCTGGTGTTCTGCCACGGCATCCCCTCGGGGCAGCCGCCGGTCCCCGGCGACGGAGGATACCCCGAACTGGCGCAGATCTTCGTTGATCGCGGGCATCCCTGCGCGCTGTTCAACTTCCGCGGCACCGGGCCCAGCCGCGGCAGCTTCAGTCTGCCGGGCTGGCGCGACGACCTGCTGGCGCTGATCGGGCACCTGGACGGATACCCGAACTGGGAGCAAGGGATGGTGCTGGTCGGCTTCTCCGGCGGCGGCGCTTCGGCCCTGCTGGCAGCGGCCCAGACGCCCGCTGTGCTCGGCGTGGCCGCAATGGCGGCTCCGGCCGACTTCGAGTTCCTTACCTCCCAGGCGTCGCCCGAACTTTTATGGCAACACTTCGTGCGCATCGGCATCGTCGATCCGCAGTTGCATCCCGACGCCGGGCAATGGATCTCGAGCTTTGACGAGGTTTCTGTTGAACGCGCCCTGGAGGGGATCGGCGCGCGGCCGCTGCTGTTCGTGCACGGCGACTGCGACGCGACCGTGCCCGCCGAACACGCCCGGCGGCTGTTCAAGCTGGCGCAAGATCCCAAGCAGCTGGCGGTGCTGCCCGGCGGCGGGCATCGACTGCGGTGCGAGAAGCAGGCCATCGACTGCCTGCACCACTGGATCGCCCACAACTTCGATGCGCGGATTACGGCGCGCGGGAACTGAAGCCCGATGACGTCTTCACGCTACCCGATGCTCTCGATGACCGGCCACTTTCTGCGGGCGCGTTACGACCGGCGCTTTCTGCCCGAGCCCGGAATCTGGGACCGTTTGCGCGGCCGGCTCTCGGAGCTGGTGCGTTTCGCCAAGCTAAACTCGCCGCTCTACGCCGACCTCTACTCGCAGGTCGACCCCGACGACTTCCGGCTCGAGGATCTGCCGCCGCTGACCAAGGAAGCGATGATGGAGCGCTTCGACGACTCGCTGACCGTGCGCGACCTGACGTACGCGCAGGTGCGCGAGTTCGTGGACGACCACTCCAAGGTCGGATCGTTGATCAACGGGCGCTACATGGTGGCCCATACCTCGGGCACCTCGGGCACCCGCGGCTACTTCGTCAACACCCTTGACGAGTGGCGGCAAAGCGTGGCGCTCTCGATGGTGCCGCCGAGCAATCCGCGCTACGGCCCACTGCTGGACCAGGTGCTCTCGATCCCGATCAGGCCGTTTCGGCGCTGGCGGGCGATCACGATCATCGCCACCCACGGCCACTACGCCAGCCCGCTGGCCTACGTCTTCTCCCCGCGCTTCAAGGACTACCTGGTCGACATCAGAATGGTCGACCTGTTCACGCCGCTGGACGAACTGGTGCGCTTCATCGACGAGTTCAAGCCGCTCTGGATTCACTCCTACCCCAGCGTGCTGCTGGCCCTGGCCCAAGAGGCGCAGGCCGGACGGCTGAAGCACCGACTGCGCATCGTCTACGGCGCGTCCGAGCCGTTCCCGAACTCGAGCAAGGAGCTGATGCAGCAGGTCTGGCCCAACGTGCAGATCGACGAGCTCTACGGCACGACCGAGGTGCTGCCGATCGC contains these protein-coding regions:
- a CDS encoding prolyl oligopeptidase family serine peptidase, translated to MSTIEFELNHDQSNLVGMLLEPQGATNGVPLVFCHGIPSGQPPVPGDGGYPELAQIFVDRGHPCALFNFRGTGPSRGSFSLPGWRDDLLALIGHLDGYPNWEQGMVLVGFSGGGASALLAAAQTPAVLGVAAMAAPADFEFLTSQASPELLWQHFVRIGIVDPQLHPDAGQWISSFDEVSVERALEGIGARPLLFVHGDCDATVPAEHARRLFKLAQDPKQLAVLPGGGHRLRCEKQAIDCLHHWIAHNFDARITARGN